The following proteins come from a genomic window of Chryseobacterium glaciei:
- a CDS encoding TonB-dependent receptor codes for MKKIFTSVLFCASIYFYAQSGTVSGNINDDSKIALPGAKISLSPGNIYTTSDEHGNFVFLNVPAGNYSMKIDYLGYGIHEYTVSVESDKNTQQNIVFARKETTIEEVVVAGATLKNQARALNKQKNNANITNVISSDQIGRFPDANIGDALKRVPGITIQNDQGEARNLIIRGLAPNLNSVTLNGDRIPSAEGDNRNVQMDLIPSDMIATIEVNKTLTPDMDADAIGGSVNLITRASPNGQRISATLAGGYSPIREKGNYTAGLVYGDRFLNKKLGAVFSFSYNNNNFGSDNIEPTWEIADDAAKTAYISKMGVRYYNEHRIRHSFDLNLDYEFNSKNKIYASAMYNFRNDKENRYALGYKIKPIYSDDESEITGWKGSITRQNKGGDFNNDNTRLERQKVQNYALRGEHLLGTKIDLDWSMNYATASEKKPHERYIEFENDGLTFSSNFSDPRRPMITPLTSDNLGNYELSDLSDSNSFTQEKEFGGKVNVRFPFSVIEDQKGRIRVGARLRLKEKERENDYFAFEPINDMGSLLSIPTTNFDGHNFQPGNYVPGTFAAAPYLGGLDLFNPNLFNSESKPEEFLSGNYKAKENIYAGYIRWDQDFSDKLSMIVGARIESTKIDYTGNYVMDEEDLVGKINNTNTYTNVLPNLSFKYVPVQNLVLRAAFTTALARPNYYALVPYLNVISGDEAISAGNPNLKATYAYNFDFMAEKYFKSVGILSGGLFYKNLKDFIYTYSRRNYSATDFAQDFAGQSNPIPAGENKWSFTQQRNGENVDIFGFEVALQRQLDFIPGAFWKGLGVYVNYTYTHSKAKGITNEDGVERTDVGLPGTAPHMFNGSLSWENKRFSARVSMNYASHYIDELGGNAFEDRYYDNQLFLDANASYKITSQLRIFAEANNLTNQPLRYYQGIPDRTAQVEYYRPKFNMGVKFDF; via the coding sequence GTGAAGAAAATTTTTACATCCGTTTTGTTTTGTGCATCAATTTATTTTTATGCTCAATCAGGTACCGTTTCAGGAAATATCAATGATGATTCTAAAATTGCATTGCCAGGAGCAAAAATTTCTCTGTCACCGGGAAATATCTACACTACTTCCGATGAACACGGAAACTTTGTTTTTCTAAATGTTCCTGCGGGAAATTATTCTATGAAAATAGATTATTTAGGTTATGGAATTCATGAATATACAGTTTCTGTAGAATCTGATAAAAATACCCAGCAAAATATCGTTTTTGCAAGAAAAGAAACAACAATTGAAGAAGTTGTGGTTGCAGGAGCAACTCTTAAAAATCAGGCAAGAGCTTTAAATAAACAAAAGAATAACGCGAATATCACCAACGTTATTTCATCCGATCAGATCGGGCGTTTTCCGGATGCCAATATTGGTGATGCTTTGAAGCGTGTTCCGGGAATTACCATTCAAAATGATCAGGGTGAAGCGAGAAACTTAATTATCCGAGGTCTTGCCCCAAACTTGAATTCCGTTACATTAAACGGCGACAGGATTCCGTCTGCTGAAGGTGATAACCGTAATGTTCAGATGGATTTAATTCCTTCCGATATGATCGCTACAATTGAGGTGAATAAAACGTTGACACCCGACATGGATGCCGATGCCATCGGAGGTTCCGTTAATTTGATCACTAGAGCTTCCCCGAACGGACAGAGAATTTCTGCTACATTGGCGGGAGGTTACAGTCCGATCCGCGAAAAAGGAAATTATACAGCCGGATTGGTCTATGGAGACCGTTTTTTAAACAAAAAACTAGGTGCTGTATTCAGTTTTTCATATAATAACAACAATTTTGGTTCAGATAATATCGAACCGACGTGGGAAATTGCCGATGATGCCGCAAAAACCGCTTACATCAGCAAAATGGGAGTTCGTTATTACAACGAGCATCGTATCAGACATAGTTTTGATTTGAATTTAGATTATGAATTTAATTCTAAAAACAAAATCTACGCTTCTGCCATGTATAATTTCAGAAATGATAAGGAAAATCGTTACGCTTTAGGTTATAAAATAAAACCAATTTACAGCGATGACGAAAGTGAAATCACAGGTTGGAAAGGCAGTATCACAAGACAAAATAAAGGTGGAGATTTCAACAATGACAACACCCGTCTTGAAAGACAAAAAGTTCAAAATTATGCCTTGAGAGGAGAACATCTTTTAGGCACAAAAATAGATTTGGATTGGTCAATGAACTACGCAACCGCAAGCGAAAAGAAGCCTCACGAACGTTATATCGAATTTGAAAATGACGGCCTTACCTTTTCTTCAAATTTCAGCGATCCGCGAAGACCGATGATCACGCCACTTACTTCTGACAACTTGGGAAATTATGAGTTAAGTGATCTTTCTGACTCAAATAGCTTCACTCAGGAAAAGGAATTTGGTGGAAAAGTTAATGTCCGTTTTCCTTTTTCTGTAATTGAAGATCAGAAAGGGAGAATTCGTGTAGGTGCACGTTTGCGTTTGAAAGAAAAAGAAAGAGAAAATGATTATTTTGCTTTCGAACCGATTAATGATATGGGAAGTTTGCTGTCTATTCCGACGACTAATTTTGATGGACACAATTTTCAGCCGGGAAATTACGTTCCGGGAACTTTCGCGGCAGCTCCATATTTGGGTGGATTGGATTTATTTAACCCTAATTTATTTAATTCAGAATCAAAACCTGAAGAATTTCTTTCCGGAAACTACAAGGCAAAAGAAAATATTTACGCAGGATATATTCGTTGGGATCAGGATTTCAGTGATAAATTATCAATGATCGTCGGAGCCCGTATCGAAAGCACAAAAATCGATTACACAGGAAATTACGTGATGGACGAAGAAGATTTGGTAGGAAAAATCAACAATACCAATACATACACGAACGTCCTTCCGAATTTATCATTTAAATATGTTCCGGTTCAGAATTTGGTGCTTCGTGCAGCGTTTACAACCGCTTTGGCGCGTCCTAATTATTACGCATTGGTTCCTTATTTAAATGTAATTTCAGGTGATGAAGCTATTTCTGCAGGAAATCCAAACTTGAAGGCAACTTACGCTTATAACTTCGATTTTATGGCGGAAAAATATTTTAAATCTGTCGGAATTCTTTCCGGAGGTCTATTTTACAAGAATTTAAAGGATTTTATTTATACGTATTCAAGAAGAAATTATTCTGCGACAGATTTTGCTCAAGATTTCGCAGGACAGTCAAACCCGATTCCAGCAGGTGAAAATAAATGGAGTTTCACTCAGCAAAGAAATGGTGAAAATGTCGATATTTTCGGCTTTGAAGTTGCTTTACAAAGACAATTAGACTTTATTCCGGGAGCATTTTGGAAAGGTTTGGGTGTGTATGTAAATTATACCTACACGCACTCAAAAGCAAAAGGAATCACAAACGAAGATGGAGTTGAAAGAACCGATGTTGGGCTTCCGGGAACAGCTCCACATATGTTCAACGGGTCACTTTCTTGGGAAAACAAACGTTTTTCGGCAAGGGTTTCCATGAATTATGCTTCCCATTATATCGACGAATTGGGCGGAAATGCTTTTGAAGACAGATATTACGACAATCAATTATTTCTTGATGCCAATGCTTCTTATAAAATTACAAGTCAGTTGAGAATTTTTGCTGAAGCTAATAATTTGACGAATCAGCCGTTAAGATATTATCAGGGAATTCCAGACAGAACCGCGCAGGTTGAATATTACAGACCAAAGTTTAATATGGGTGTAAAGTTTGATTTTTAA
- a CDS encoding phytase translates to MKKINYMIALSVLPFVVNCVGQSQLGKKLQPTAITEAVLHDTDDPAIWINPQDASKSIIIGTDKDTNGGLYAFNLDGKIINKVLGLKRPNNVDLEYGFNLNGKKIDFAAVTERETNKVKLYSLPDLKEVGEFTVFDGETERGPMGISIYKNPKTEEIFVIAGRKFGPSDGYLWQYKLSEKDGKITGEVVRKFGKYSGLKEIESIAVDDEMGYIYYSDEQFGVHQYYADPAKGNEELSVFGKGDFKSDVEGISIYSTSANTGYILVSNQQKDTFNVYLRENPAKGMIAEIPVSTSESDGSEVTNVNLGSKFPKGIFVAMSNGRVFHIYDWRIIEERIKANMK, encoded by the coding sequence ATGAAAAAAATAAATTACATGATAGCTCTTTCCGTTTTGCCGTTTGTGGTAAATTGTGTTGGGCAAAGTCAATTAGGAAAAAAATTACAGCCGACTGCAATTACAGAAGCGGTTTTACATGACACCGACGATCCCGCAATCTGGATCAATCCTCAGGACGCTTCAAAAAGTATCATCATCGGAACAGATAAAGATACGAATGGTGGTTTGTACGCTTTCAATTTAGACGGAAAAATTATCAATAAAGTTTTAGGTTTAAAACGTCCGAACAATGTTGACCTGGAATACGGATTTAATTTAAACGGAAAGAAAATCGACTTTGCAGCAGTAACCGAAAGAGAAACCAATAAGGTAAAATTATATTCACTTCCCGATTTAAAAGAAGTTGGAGAGTTCACCGTTTTTGATGGCGAAACCGAACGCGGACCGATGGGAATTTCAATCTATAAAAATCCGAAAACAGAAGAAATTTTCGTGATTGCAGGAAGAAAATTCGGACCAAGTGACGGCTATCTTTGGCAATATAAATTATCCGAAAAAGACGGAAAAATCACAGGAGAAGTTGTGAGAAAATTCGGAAAATACAGCGGTTTGAAAGAAATTGAAAGTATCGCTGTGGATGATGAAATGGGATATATTTATTATTCTGATGAGCAGTTTGGTGTTCATCAATATTACGCAGATCCGGCAAAAGGAAATGAAGAACTTTCGGTTTTCGGAAAAGGCGATTTCAAATCTGATGTGGAAGGGATTTCCATCTACTCTACTTCTGCGAACACTGGATATATCTTGGTTTCTAATCAGCAGAAAGATACTTTTAATGTGTATTTAAGAGAAAATCCGGCAAAAGGCATGATTGCAGAAATTCCTGTTTCTACAAGCGAAAGTGACGGTTCGGAAGTCACAAACGTAAATCTCGGATCGAAATTCCCAAAAGGAATATTTGTCGCGATGAGCAACGGCAGAGTTTTCCATATTTACGATTGGCGAATCATTGAAGAAAGGATTAAAGCTAATATGAAATAA
- a CDS encoding acyl-CoA dehydrogenase family protein, with the protein MNGSASETPYSEFLNGFSTSLHNLFQKENIDKLSLSRGLPPHVWKEIMNLKPLSVAIPEEFGGRGVKVKECLGILSAASYESLSLSLTFGINIALFLEPVAKYGNDLVKADIFKNFLDHGAMGGLMITEPEYGSDALNMKTQNTLIDNEYHIKGTKHWQGLTGLANYWLITSRNANSEGKLSRDVDFFIANTHYREQNIEVLEYYDNPGLYMIPYGLNKIDIRVPEYNKLTPETTGLKMMLDTLHRSRLQFPGMGMGFLKRMLDEATKHCQERVVGASNLYALDQVQYQLTRMQAFFTLCSAMCAKSCKVSGIDHDVSGSGAHANSMKALVTDMMQESAQVLVQLSGGKGYRTTHIGGRGIMDSRPFQIFEGSNEMLYTQISEGILKDMKKKKIENFAEYLAINELTNNSVKLYTKELDFNINTALSQRKMIDLGKVLARVVTVNDLLELNNSGFSQELTDSAVEVMRQDIVTLLSSMNQHQNLNIVEHNNDKSDWMKFS; encoded by the coding sequence ATGAATGGATCCGCATCTGAAACACCTTATTCGGAGTTTCTCAACGGTTTTTCAACTTCTCTTCACAATCTTTTTCAAAAAGAAAATATTGATAAGCTAAGCCTTTCAAGAGGTCTTCCACCACATGTCTGGAAAGAAATAATGAATCTGAAACCATTATCTGTAGCCATTCCGGAAGAATTTGGAGGGAGAGGAGTAAAGGTGAAAGAATGCTTGGGTATTTTATCCGCTGCCTCTTATGAATCGCTTTCTTTGTCATTAACATTTGGGATTAATATTGCCCTTTTCCTGGAACCTGTAGCCAAATACGGAAACGATCTTGTAAAAGCCGATATTTTTAAAAATTTCCTTGATCATGGAGCAATGGGAGGTTTAATGATCACGGAACCGGAGTACGGAAGTGATGCGTTAAATATGAAAACCCAGAATACCTTAATAGATAATGAATACCATATAAAAGGAACAAAACACTGGCAGGGATTGACAGGATTGGCCAATTATTGGTTAATCACATCAAGAAATGCAAATTCTGAAGGAAAATTGTCCAGAGATGTAGATTTTTTCATTGCTAATACGCATTATAGAGAACAAAATATTGAAGTTTTAGAATATTACGACAATCCGGGATTGTATATGATTCCTTATGGATTAAATAAAATTGATATCAGGGTTCCGGAATACAATAAATTAACTCCCGAAACAACAGGATTAAAAATGATGCTCGACACGCTTCACCGCAGTCGACTACAGTTTCCCGGAATGGGAATGGGTTTCCTGAAAAGAATGTTGGATGAGGCTACAAAACACTGTCAGGAAAGGGTAGTGGGAGCTTCTAATCTTTACGCTTTGGATCAGGTTCAATATCAATTGACAAGAATGCAGGCTTTTTTTACGCTTTGTTCTGCAATGTGTGCAAAAAGCTGTAAAGTAAGCGGAATTGATCATGATGTTTCCGGAAGCGGTGCTCATGCGAACAGTATGAAAGCTTTGGTTACTGATATGATGCAGGAATCTGCTCAGGTTCTTGTTCAGCTTTCGGGTGGAAAAGGATATAGAACGACTCACATCGGAGGACGCGGAATTATGGATAGCCGACCTTTTCAAATCTTTGAAGGCTCTAATGAGATGCTTTACACACAAATTTCGGAAGGAATTTTAAAAGATATGAAGAAGAAAAAGATCGAAAATTTTGCCGAATATCTTGCTATTAATGAATTGACCAATAATTCGGTTAAATTATATACTAAAGAGCTGGATTTCAATATCAATACAGCACTTTCTCAGCGTAAAATGATCGATCTTGGAAAAGTTCTGGCGAGAGTAGTTACTGTGAATGATTTGTTGGAATTAAATAACTCAGGATTCAGCCAGGAACTTACAGATAGTGCTGTAGAGGTTATGAGACAGGATATTGTAACGCTTCTTAGCTCTATGAATCAACATCAGAATTTAAATATTGTAGAACATAATAACGATAAAAGTGATTGGATGAAGTTTTCGTAA
- a CDS encoding Cof-type HAD-IIB family hydrolase: MKDIKLIVTDMDGTFLNSSHEVSPEFPEIYEELKKRNILFVPASGRQMLGITKYFGDIENEMAFIAENGGYMVYKNEELFADKLGSEYVAEIISTIRTIPGATAVLSGKKRAYYETDNQGFIDYISQFYTGNQGVEDLTQALDDSIFKIAVYHPEGSEEHLYPYLKQFEKYNLEVVVSGQYWLDIMNKNINKGNALEQLQKVLNITPEQTMVFGDYMNDIEMLKKAHYSYAMKNAHPSVKAVASFEACSNDNFGVLETIKSYLNNN, from the coding sequence ATGAAAGATATTAAATTAATTGTAACCGATATGGACGGAACGTTTCTGAACTCTTCACACGAAGTAAGTCCGGAATTTCCTGAAATTTATGAAGAACTGAAAAAAAGAAATATTTTATTCGTTCCTGCGAGTGGAAGACAGATGTTGGGAATCACTAAATATTTTGGAGATATCGAGAACGAAATGGCTTTTATTGCAGAAAACGGAGGCTATATGGTCTACAAAAATGAAGAATTATTTGCAGATAAATTAGGTTCGGAATATGTTGCTGAGATTATCAGTACGATCCGTACTATTCCTGGCGCAACAGCTGTGTTGTCGGGGAAGAAAAGAGCATATTACGAAACAGATAATCAAGGTTTTATAGATTATATTTCACAATTCTATACAGGAAATCAAGGAGTTGAAGATTTAACGCAAGCTTTGGATGACAGTATTTTTAAAATTGCCGTTTATCATCCTGAAGGTTCAGAAGAGCATTTATATCCTTATTTAAAGCAATTTGAAAAGTATAATCTTGAAGTCGTGGTATCAGGTCAGTATTGGCTGGATATTATGAATAAAAATATCAACAAGGGAAATGCTTTAGAACAACTTCAGAAAGTATTGAATATCACTCCCGAACAAACGATGGTTTTCGGAGATTATATGAACGATATTGAGATGCTTAAAAAAGCACATTATTCGTATGCGATGAAAAATGCGCATCCTTCTGTAAAAGCAGTGGCAAGCTTTGAAGCGTGTTCTAATGATAATTTTGGAGTGTTGGAAACAATTAAAAGTTATTTGAATAATAATTAA
- a CDS encoding NAD(P)-dependent oxidoreductase, with protein sequence MKTQPVIALLSPGDMGTQIAKALIKNNFKVVTAGEGRSAKTLQNIQYTGIEDAGSLQNTIEQADVILSLTSPEGSIKLAENIVSCLKNTSNRPLYVDLNSNTPAIALSIEELLLSMNIKFVNGAVMGASKDIPETGVLVISGTHRQLFIDLFGKVFKIKNAGEKTEAASAYKLLFSMVNKGINALFFETMTAAAHFGILDELNESLQNFLPGTYQDLLKTTPTYPQHILRRIDEMKGLTEMLKSENLPNIIASGTAETFERIHQSNIFENEKPKDVIETFQNFKKIS encoded by the coding sequence ATGAAGACTCAGCCGGTAATTGCCCTACTTTCTCCGGGAGATATGGGAACTCAAATAGCAAAAGCGCTTATAAAAAATAATTTTAAAGTGGTAACTGCCGGAGAAGGAAGGTCTGCAAAAACACTTCAAAACATTCAGTATACAGGAATCGAAGATGCTGGTTCACTTCAAAATACAATCGAACAAGCTGATGTAATCCTTTCTCTTACAAGTCCGGAAGGAAGTATAAAACTTGCTGAAAATATTGTTTCATGTTTAAAAAATACTTCAAATCGTCCGCTGTATGTTGATTTAAACTCTAACACACCTGCAATAGCTTTATCGATTGAAGAATTACTTTTATCAATGAACATCAAATTTGTTAACGGTGCTGTCATGGGAGCTTCCAAAGATATTCCTGAAACTGGAGTTTTGGTTATAAGCGGAACTCATAGACAGCTTTTCATAGATCTTTTTGGAAAAGTTTTCAAAATAAAAAATGCCGGTGAAAAAACAGAAGCAGCATCAGCTTACAAATTGTTATTTTCAATGGTTAACAAAGGAATTAACGCCTTATTTTTTGAAACAATGACCGCCGCAGCCCATTTCGGAATCCTTGATGAACTGAATGAAAGTCTTCAAAATTTCCTTCCCGGAACGTATCAGGATCTTCTAAAAACTACACCGACTTATCCACAGCATATCTTAAGGAGAATTGATGAAATGAAAGGCTTGACCGAAATGCTTAAAAGTGAAAACTTGCCCAACATTATCGCCTCAGGAACTGCCGAAACATTCGAAAGAATTCATCAATCAAATATTTTTGAAAATGAAAAACCAAAAGATGTTATAGAAACTTTCCAGAATTTCAAAAAAATATCATAA
- a CDS encoding AraC family transcriptional regulator — MKHSHPAFEAVKPNIGSSFTSLKFFRNENIKSHVWHYHPEVELIFVCGGSGKRQIGSNISYFSDGDLVLMGSNLPHCGMTNENTNNDYEMVIQFKPDFLGETIWELPEMHRITQLLERSKAGIVFSENIKKAIGKKIVEMHESSSLERLVKFIEILDALASTQDYRILNAGKYYLQTQVEDNERINLIFNYVKDHFKEQITLDEISELANMRVPSFCRYFKKITNKTFTQFVNEYRITHSLKLLAEKPMSITEVCFESGFNNFSYFNKTFKEYIQKSPSQYRKEFNFFME, encoded by the coding sequence ATGAAACATTCACATCCGGCCTTTGAGGCGGTGAAGCCTAATATTGGAAGCAGTTTCACAAGTCTGAAATTTTTTCGAAACGAAAACATCAAATCTCATGTATGGCATTACCATCCTGAGGTTGAGTTAATTTTTGTCTGCGGAGGTTCGGGAAAAAGGCAGATCGGAAGTAATATTTCCTATTTTTCGGACGGAGATCTTGTGTTGATGGGAAGCAATTTACCACATTGTGGAATGACCAATGAAAACACGAATAATGATTATGAAATGGTGATTCAGTTTAAGCCTGATTTTTTAGGTGAAACCATTTGGGAATTGCCTGAAATGCATAGAATTACCCAATTACTAGAAAGGTCAAAAGCAGGCATTGTATTTTCTGAAAATATTAAAAAAGCCATCGGAAAAAAGATCGTTGAAATGCACGAATCTTCTTCTTTGGAAAGGCTTGTCAAGTTTATAGAAATACTGGATGCATTGGCTTCTACTCAGGATTACAGGATTTTGAATGCCGGAAAATATTATTTGCAAACGCAGGTTGAAGATAATGAAAGGATTAATCTTATTTTCAATTATGTGAAAGATCATTTCAAGGAACAGATCACTTTGGACGAAATTTCTGAACTGGCGAATATGAGAGTGCCATCTTTCTGCCGTTATTTTAAAAAAATTACCAACAAGACTTTCACTCAGTTTGTCAATGAATACAGGATCACTCATTCATTAAAACTGTTGGCGGAAAAACCAATGAGTATTACTGAGGTTTGTTTTGAATCTGGCTTTAATAATTTCAGTTATTTTAATAAAACATTTAAAGAATATATTCAAAAAAGCCCGTCACAATACAGAAAAGAGTTTAATTTTTTTATGGAATAA